TCGACGGGGCCGCCTTCGTCTCGCTGCCCAAGGGCCTGGCCCGCTGGACGGGTGCAACGCAGACGGCCTCGCCTGTCGAGGCGGCCATGGTGACCGACGAATTCTCCGATCCCGTCGTGCTGGAGGTGTCCGCGGCCGGCCGGGACGAGCCGGTGCATCTGACGGTGGTCCGTGACTCGCCTCGCGCCGGTGTGCACGACGTCTGGCCGGACTGACGTTGTCCCGCGCCGGACTCCTTGTTGATCCCGTCGACCGTGCCAGGAGGATTAATGATCAGCTTCGATGTCACCGGCCGTGACCTCACCCGCGCCTGGATCGCCGCCTGCAACGCCCTTGACCGCAAGGACAACCCGTCGCGCACCGGCCTGCACACCGTGGTGCGCATCGCCGACCCGACTGCCGATGACGCGGCCTTCCGCGCGGAACTGGACCGGCTGCGCATCGCCAAGCGGCACGAACCCGTCGAGACGATCGCGAGCACCTTGTTCCCGGCTGCTCTCGCCGAGAAGGCCGCCGACCACGCCGAGCTCGTGGCCCGCTACCGCGCCATGTATCCGAGGCTGCGGCGCTATCCCGGCAATGCCCACGGTACCTACTTCGGCCGTCTCGTCGCCTACCCCGGTGCGAAGAGGACCGACATCGACCAGGTCGGCAATATCATCAGCCGCCTGCGTAAGCAGGCTTCGGGCAAGGGCCCGATGACGGCCGCTTACGAAGCAGACCTGGCGCACCCCGACGATGGCGACGTACCGGCCGAGCTGCTCGTGCATGCCGCCGACCGCGACAACCTGTACCGCGGCTTCCCCTGTCTGAGCCACTGCTCCTTCCAGCTGGACCGCGACGGCCGGGTGCATGCCGCGGCGCTGTATCGCAGCCACTACATGTTCGAACGGGCCTACGGCAACTACCTGGGCCTGGGCAGGCTCCTGGCCTACATTGCGGACCAAGCGGGCCTGGCCGTCGGCACTCTGACCGTCGTTGCCGGGCACGCCCATCTGGACGGGCCGATCACCGCCATACGGCCGCTGCTGAGCGACACCCCGACTCTGGCCGCATAGGAGCGCGTCTCAGCAGGGGCCGTTGATGCCCCACTTGGGAGGGAACCAGGCTGGCACCGGCGCCGCCGAGGACCGGTAGGTCTGCTTGATGCGGCTGCGGCCGCTGATCCCGGCGATCTCCGGGTGGGCGACGCGTGCGTACTTGTCGACCTCGCAGAACAGGTTCTGGCAGTCGATCAGCTGCAGCGGGCGCCCTCTCAGGCCCGTGAAGGTCAGGCCCAGACGGGCGAAGTGCTCGTCCTGGGTGTCGGCCATGTACCGGATCATGTCGGCCTCGATGCCGTCGGCCGCCGGACCGAAGCACTTGCGGATCCCGTCCCTCGCGCCGGGCCCGGCGACGACGAAGTCCATCTCCGAAAACGGCATCTGGGCGGCGTAGTTGAGGTCGATGACGAACTGGTAGGCCAGGAACGGGCCGATGGCCGGATAGCCCAGCAGGACCTCGTAGGCATCCTGCAGCGTCGGCGCGGCCAGGACCTTCTCCGGGGCGCCGGAGGTCATCATCATCTCCAGCAGCCGCAGATGGTTGCGGTGCTTGCGCTCCTCCCCCAGCTGCGGCGGCGGCACGATGTAGGCGGCCGAGTACAGCCGCTCCCCCGCCGCGAACGCCCGCGACAGCACCCGGT
This genomic interval from Streptomyces dengpaensis contains the following:
- a CDS encoding nucleotide kinase domain-containing protein; amino-acid sequence: MPTTLYRIYIERMVTLLQGRRTPEGSGAAAAAGIRIAGRVLHPTPVFDTYWRFAAARQAVYETRLAGGPGPWTSDPILSRHRFTNCYRAADRVSQALIGDVIYRGEQEWEEVFFRTLLFKIFNKESTWRLLTGALGKVRWDGYDYRAFDRVLSRAFAAGERLYSAAYIVPPPQLGEERKHRNHLRLLEMMMTSGAPEKVLAAPTLQDAYEVLLGYPAIGPFLAYQFVIDLNYAAQMPFSEMDFVVAGPGARDGIRKCFGPAADGIEADMIRYMADTQDEHFARLGLTFTGLRGRPLQLIDCQNLFCEVDKYARVAHPEIAGISGRSRIKQTYRSSAAPVPAWFPPKWGINGPC
- a CDS encoding thymidylate synthase, translating into MISFDVTGRDLTRAWIAACNALDRKDNPSRTGLHTVVRIADPTADDAAFRAELDRLRIAKRHEPVETIASTLFPAALAEKAADHAELVARYRAMYPRLRRYPGNAHGTYFGRLVAYPGAKRTDIDQVGNIISRLRKQASGKGPMTAAYEADLAHPDDGDVPAELLVHAADRDNLYRGFPCLSHCSFQLDRDGRVHAAALYRSHYMFERAYGNYLGLGRLLAYIADQAGLAVGTLTVVAGHAHLDGPITAIRPLLSDTPTLAA